Genomic DNA from Cydia splendana chromosome 14, ilCydSple1.2, whole genome shotgun sequence:
GGGGGCCTCGAGCGAGGCCCATTCGGGCACAGtaaaagaaaagggcctcgcagatgtgatttcgcccacggctagattagttcacgctacgccactgtcAAAATTGGATCGTTATTAATCTTCAATAAATTGTTTACCACCTATCTAGGTATCTACTCCTATTTACAATTTAATATAAGTTTTgaaatagaaaaaatattatagaaAAACATACATATTGACTTCTAactctaacctaatctacttattaataattggaatcaaattaaattgatacatattttattcctgttataacataacataacgaATGTATTAGCAAAAGCAgtttatttaacaatatttatttaacgaGTAAACTAATACTTACATAACCGTGTTCTAAAGCACGCATTAAATTACCCTGTGGCCTTCTAACGTTTCTACACAATTATAAAGATTAGGTGTAAActgcaataatatttattatttgtaaaaaattagaaaaaaatatgtaatactAAAAATAAGAAGAGTCGTTTTCAGTCCAAACTTATGCtaattttccaataaaaaagtttgaaaaaatCCTAATACACATAAATATCACATAGGTACAATAAGTTAGGCATTGACATAGGTCTTGCAATTTCTAGAGAGCCGAGAGGCCAATGAAACGAATTAtgactaaaaaaaattacacacgtAACTAGAAAAAGTATAGAcaaaactatatttttgattctaaatattctaataTGTATACGTAGAAGTGGCCTCTCTTTGCGTTGCAAGACCTAAAAGTAATGTAATGTTAGTTAgcttctttaaaataaaatctgAACGCGCGAGCTGCCTACGTTGCCAATTAAATGTAAAGCAAATTTATCACATCTAAACCAATTtaataacatgtttttttttaacataaagTCATTTTTAGATTCACATCTCATATCATTAAGTGATGAAAACCTAGGTAAATACTTATAAGACGAAGACGTCAAGGAGAAGGAAGACTTCCAGGTAACTTATTTAGAACTGTATAATATGTACATTATATTACAAAGCATGTTTATGTAGAAACAAATTATTAGAGTCAAAacaattttttcataatttctaACGGAGGGTTTTCGAATTTATGGTCACCAGTACAGTAATCAGACGGTCGTATCAGAACCACCTTCCCATGTGCCTCCTAATCGCGTATCACGATATACCTATACAATCGGCGAATAGTACAACGGATTcgttttattaaatgaaaatatattaaagTTTCTGAAATATTTTCACCATAAGTACTATTACGGTCAACCATCACTAAGTATACATAGAACTTCAAGCCTTCCAAGATTTTTCGAAATAAAGTTAGTGTTCTTCACTGATCAGTATCAAATGTAGATACATACTCGTATGTTATGTAGGTGTACGTGGATCGCGAAAATCGAACGTAAATACTCAGTGCCTTGGCCCACCAACCCACTACCCACAGTGGGTAGACCAAATtggcattttaggttttttaaaTGATAATAAGATGAAAAGCGGACCTATTATTGACCAATACTTTTGTAGATGTTAACTTGATGTGACTTCACGATAAAGTCCTCGTGACTCGCAATATCGAACAATTCGAAATTACCAGTTACAAACCTCTAAAAATTTGTTTCTACCAACTAAATACAATAGGatacataagtacttatttagGTGATAGATCAAGTCAACTTCTTATATAATTATTTGAAAGTTTTGAACAGTCAGAGTCACCCCAATTCGGTTGGACTCATCATATCAAATGTACCGTGGGTTGGTCTTCTATCCTTATAAATTCGATATCTAGTGCTCAATTACTGTATTTTGCATCCAAATCttaaactaaataatattatagtcGTAAGAATCCAGTAACTACCAGAAGCGTACAGCTAAATTGAAACCATTTTACAGTCGCAAACTAATTAGTATTCTATTTTGAATAGCAGTAGAAATAGAACAGAACAACTTAACTTAATACTTTTTAGAAAGATcatttaggtactttatttattgtagaaagaaaataaattaaccgAAATAAGTCTTAGAATAGACTTGAATAGAGTATAGTCAAAGGAATGCTGTCAACTTTTTGGAATAATGTAACAAATTTTTTTCTGGTTATATAAATTGACTGAAAGTTTTCGCTTCACAAATATAAGAGTAAACATATGTCTAAAATATCTTCTCATGTTACTCTGACTATACTCACCTTAATATTCCTaagattataaagaaaaacaccAACTCCCTAAAAACAGTAAAAACACTCACATGCTTACGTCTCCTCAATATGAGCTTCCGAGAACAGCTGATGATCGTTGTACGTCCGCAAGTAGGACCTGGTGAAGTAGTACAGCATACCGCCCCATTTCATCATCATGAACGACCACACCATACGGATTACTATACTGGTGTCTATTGGCATTACATCTGGAACAAAGAAGACgtgttaaggccgtaacacactatcgcaccgcaccaaggtcattgtgcgacgcaccgataagtaagagcgagaaagagatatcgctttctcgctcttacttatgagttcgtcgcacaatgaccttggtgcggtgcgatagtgtgttaccactattaAAGTAGCTGAAGGGCAAATAAACAGCTTTTTTTTATTGTCTTTTGTCTTTAATGAGTAAACAAAGATAGTTATTTTTTGAAACTGAAGTAAGTATGTTGCTGGTGTCAACTTGATTATTAACTAGGGTCCAACCGAAACCAATTTTTTCCCGAAATTGAAACCGAAGATTTCGACAGTTTTTGTGCCGAAACGTGATTTTTATGCTGAAACGTCAATTTGACACTACCGAAAATACAGTTTCGGCATGGCCGTATAGTATGGTTCGGCAGTTttctggccgaaaccgaaactagtTGTTGGACACTATTAACCAGCTACAATTTAGCATTACGATTGTTACAATCTGTGTTGTATTGttacaataatataattttaaatatttatatgtctATAGCAGGCATATAaatgtttatgaaaatatttgtaGAACATTTTTCTCAACTTACCAGCTCCATAATAGATCTCCAGAAAAATATAGAACAGCGTAAGGGCTATTCCAGCAATGAGGCCAAACATGCCAAAGTCTCCAATGTATTGGAGCGCTTTGCGGGAGAAGTTGACATGGAGAGAGTCCTTCAGGTAGTGACAATGCAGCATCAGGGTCAAGCCGGCATGGATACCTGGGTAAACAATAATAtaactactttatttattttattaagtgaGAGTTTTACATATATAAAATACATCATAAACATAGTCATTTACAAAATGAATAAGAAAACAAGGAAATTCTGCCAGCATCTATGGTACCATgacattattagatttattttaatttagtatCTATTCTAGATTTAGTGAATCATTAATTTACTGTAACATACAGACATTGTCTACATATAAGGCAATATCAGCAGTAACATAtgttaatatgtattttttaagttgcttataaattaaaaactggAGTCAATGATGAAATGCATGTAATAAACATGTTTACTATTTTGTAACATTATCAATATCATATTGCAACGTATTATGATAAATGATGATTCATAATTTgtttcttaaattttaactgtTCATACAATGGTATTTAAATGCATATTGCATTTAAAAAGTGCCTCAAGTTTAaggaaataacataaataatgttaaacagGACTGACTAGAGGCCTTTAAAGACTTGTTTCGTTCTTTTACTTTACTACCAGGAAAACATACACAAGGTAGCttgaattgttttgtttttaaaatagcCTCCAATAACGATCGGCTGtttcctgttttttttttaaacaataacaATTTAGCTAGACTACGAATTAGTAAAGCAAACAGCTGACTTCTAGTAAAAGTATTACCTTGGAAAGCTTAACTACTCACCGGATAATAACGCCCACATTCCAGCCTCTATGTTAGCGTAAACAATGCAAAAACATATAAATGCTGACAATCCTAAAAATACACCGATTGCACTTAAAACTATGTGAATCTTTGTTCGCAGCATTTTCGTAGTTTTATAAGCGTTTCGACGGTTTGTGTTTGTGTCTGGCGTAGTCTGCCGATAAGATTAGTTATCCAGACAAAATAAACACAAACTAATGAACTCCAAATGAAAGTACGTATTTTGATGATTTTCGCTTCTGTCAATGTCATTTAGCTCAAGGCCAGTGTTGCTATCGCCGAAGAGCAAGCTAGAGACACTCTTTGCTAGTAAAGCCAGACATAATTCAGTCGGAAtcaaagagaattaaatcactacgttttGGTGGTCGGAATAATAGAGTACAATAACAGTAAAAGCAATACAAGTACAGATTCCTGAATACAGACGGAACATGATTAACTTTTTGATAGTTCAGCAATGAAATTTCGTTGCCTTCTGCGGTAGAGCATAAGCAAAGAGTAAAATAAGAGTAGGCACGCACGAGCAACTTTGTCTCCGCAACGTTTTTTTGTCTCTGCCGCACTTTCGTACTACCCATAGACTTGACAGAGACAAAGTTGCTCGTGCGCGCCTACTCTAAGTATTGAGCAAAAGTACAAGTACTTAATATTTTGGCAACACTCACCAGTAATGTCAAATGTTGTAAAAGCAAAATCGTAACCaaaacaaatgaattaaattaaaaataaatttaataattattactcTGTTTTCTTTGAAGCTATTTTTTAAACTCGTTATAATGTACGAGATTAGCGTTATATTGTAGGTAGTAATTTCATCGGTATTGTGTTATTACTTAATATTTGttggtaatttaattttatacctataaCATTGTACGATGAGTCGAGTAAACCAGGCTCAAATGAAGAAATTACTCGATCTTCTGAGCGAAGATGGGGTTTTAGTCAACGGAAAGGTTTCGTACTCTAGCACCAATAAGCAGATTTTCTGGAAACAAATTGCTTTGCAGTTAAACTCTGTGGATGGAGgggtttacaaaaatacctgGAAATGGTGTAAGGTATGTTTAGATTCTACAGGTTACATGAGTTACAGTTTATAGTCTTCCCAATCTATCTTATAATTGCAGTAGAAGTAGACTATGCACTCAAGCCTGTGGGTGGGATAATTTCTAACTATGAAGTTACTAACTCATCTAAATTTTTCTTGCACAAGGCAAACCATGTTAGAGCCCTCGAATACTTGTTTTTGACTGTGATATGGTATTTATATCCCCTTTTGTTTCAGATGTGGGCCGACtggaaaaacaaaacaaaaaagaaagcAAATATCCTGCTGCGGAAGAAACACTATAACTACAGTCAGCAGGTTGCTCCGCTCAATAATCTAGAGTTAAGGCTACTGAAGATGATCAACTACCCTCTGGATGATAAGACAGATGTATCAGATCTGGAAATGGTAAGGACTTGCCTTTTTAGAGTAGCAGATCTTAACCTTTTTACCTTATTTAACTTGCAtgatcttgcaagttaaattagacccctTTCAGATTGATCTGAATCATATGTAGTTAGTCTTGAGTGGCATAGCAATATTATAGTATCAAATGAGAtccttgaaaaaaaaacaacgggtaaaacgggttgcactccggagtgccggcagaagtgaaaactcaatgacattgtaacggtttttcgatcaggtcacgtgtccgtcttacgaagcgtcttacgtcaaaatattaataacagtgCATCTAGTGCAagatgtctgcagcactatgtataattgaggttaacgccatctagcgttatttcgtcgcattacttgaaacccctaagcatatcactgttagtactcgagttatattagtaccagttagagggaaactcactagatggcatttattaaatcaataaagaaaaactcaatgacattgcaacagtttttcgatcaggtcacgtgtccgtcttacgtcttacgaatcttacggtcacctgacacctgttacgagtttaacattttttccccatcacaaaaagtgcacagcgccgctaaagaagttttcacttcaaaaacttaTTGTGATAAGGAACTTCTTAACAAAATTTCGTTATTAAACAAACAACATCATAAAGcaggttttaatttattttcaaaacttACAGTTTCAAAACTTGATATCTAATTGCCCAAACCCAAGagtgaaataaatatttgtcaTGCTCCAGATCAACAAAGTAGAGCTACCAGAACCTACTCCAGAagaaataacggattttttgaCCGAAGGCTATGAAGCTCCTTTGAGTCCTGATCGTAATATGTCCTCGGATGAAGAAGACAATACAGTTTTAGGCAAGTTTGCTAGGAACAAGGACACATTTTGTAATGTTGATAATATACTAGGAGGTAAGTCATATATGCATAGCTTGTTTGTTACCTGGGGCCTTActatgatgtccttattgcgattctgtttaagACCTAAACTAAATTGCTAAAGGACGGAGCTATATAAGTCGCATAATcccttagcaattcagtttaggccataaacagaatcgcaataaggacgtcatggtaaggcccctgaGCCCTAAACTATGGAAGAATTAATTTGTAATCTATAAAATATTCATAACCCATATGGGCCCAGTACTTTTTCTGTTTGAACCTCAAGATGATGGGGGAGGTTATTTTATTATCGGtttgaaaattaactaagtATTGGGGAATAAAGTATTACCACattgatttaattttagtatGTTCTATGAGGCTTTGAAACTTTTGGTTTTGAAATAGTGAATTAAAAGAGTTTAAAATATATTGCTTAATAAAgattgtattttaaaaatgtaaacaGTCTTGTTTTGTGTAGATGGTGACAGCAAATCAGAACTAGAGTTTAAAATATATTGCTTAATAAAgattgtattttaaaaatgtaaacaGTCTTGTTTTGTGTAGATGGTGACAGCAAATCAGAACTTGATGGAGAGTCTTTAAAAGCTGAAAAgaaagtaaaaattaaaggtaTGTAAGTTGAATATGTCTAATAGATTATCAAATGGTGACTCTGCAAGTACTACAATATTTGTGCTTAGGTCTACCTGGTTTTCCTTAGTAAACTGCCTTATACACTCACAAATAAAACACGTCAGAAACTTACATTTTCAGCCCGTGGCTCAGTAACCTTGTAGGGGCCataatacaaaatatttctaatgttttttgtgtaGTATTTGAACCTTATTGCGTATTACATTGAGATGAATTTCGATTGTTTGAGAAAGCAATGGAACAAAAGAAACACTACATCCTTTGGTTTAACagaatgtacagtcagctacaGAGATAACTGCTCCCCCATGCATATACAGATTTGTTTGCAATAACCCCCTGCTGCTATCTCTGCACCTGACTGTATATTGTAATGAAcattgggccttaggaggttaaagTTTTTCTATACATTAAACTTTTTTGTTGTGTTGTTTCACAAAGCAAACCACTAATATTTTcaggaaaaaaatacaaaaaattaaaaacatccTTAGAAGAATTTAAACTAAAATCGACACTAGCTTTAgagaaagaaaaagttcaacaGAAGAGTGAAGAATTAAGACTGCGGGCATTAGAGCTAAAACTTAAAGGAGAAGAGTTGAGGTTGCGGGAAATTGAGATGAACAAAATAAACTATTTGACCAATATTGAAGAGGAGAAACTGAAATGCTTTAAGGATATTTCTGCTTCATTAAAAGAGTAAGTTATTAATAGTGATGTACcaactattgatttggccgactagccgactaatcggcgctcggatggccgattagtcggccagatcattagttt
This window encodes:
- the LOC134797121 gene encoding heme transporter hrg1-A-like, with protein sequence MLRTKIHIVLSAIGVFLGLSAFICFCIVYANIEAGMWALLSGIHAGLTLMLHCHYLKDSLHVNFSRKALQYIGDFGMFGLIAGIALTLFYIFLEIYYGADVMPIDTSIVIRMVWSFMMMKWGGMLYYFTRSYLRTYNDHQLFSEAHIEET
- the LOC134797115 gene encoding uncharacterized protein LOC134797115; translation: MSRVNQAQMKKLLDLLSEDGVLVNGKVSYSSTNKQIFWKQIALQLNSVDGGVYKNTWKWCKMWADWKNKTKKKANILLRKKHYNYSQQVAPLNNLELRLLKMINYPLDDKTDVSDLEMINKVELPEPTPEEITDFLTEGYEAPLSPDRNMSSDEEDNTVLGKFARNKDTFCNVDNILGDGDSKSELDGESLKAEKKVKIKGKKYKKLKTSLEEFKLKSTLALEKEKVQQKSEELRLRALELKLKGEELRLREIEMNKINYLTNIEEEKLKCFKDISASLKELLDRTRNGNVRFHNVL